From a single Cyclobacterium marinum DSM 745 genomic region:
- the cyoE gene encoding heme o synthase yields the protein MSTLGLSEKVLWDSVTMRFKAYMDLLKFRLSALVTFSAVFGFVLGHHGQNFSWSGLIGLVVGGFLISGASGAANEIKEREFDKLMKRTKTRPLPMEIISVKEAYWFAVLAAISGVLLLAYFTNMLTTGLGILSMILYVFVYTPLKRVGPIAVLVGAIPGAMPPLLGWTAVTGSITYEALIIFGIQFIWQFPHFWAIAWVSDEDYKKAGFKLLPSGGQKDLNTAIQIMIYTLFLLPLGLLPTYFGLTGLNSGIVATICGVLFLAQTFSLMKDCSRKSALKIMFGSFLYLPITQIAYLLDKV from the coding sequence ATGAGTACACTAGGTTTATCCGAAAAGGTTTTGTGGGACAGTGTTACGATGAGGTTTAAAGCCTACATGGATTTATTGAAATTCCGCTTGTCTGCTTTGGTTACCTTCTCAGCTGTTTTTGGATTTGTTTTAGGACATCATGGTCAAAACTTCTCTTGGAGTGGTTTAATTGGTCTTGTGGTTGGTGGATTTTTAATTAGTGGTGCTTCAGGTGCTGCCAATGAAATTAAGGAGAGGGAGTTTGACAAATTGATGAAGAGAACGAAAACACGCCCTCTTCCGATGGAAATCATTTCTGTTAAGGAAGCTTATTGGTTTGCAGTATTAGCTGCAATTAGCGGTGTGCTTTTATTGGCCTACTTCACCAATATGTTGACTACCGGGTTGGGGATTTTGAGTATGATTCTTTACGTATTTGTCTATACTCCATTGAAACGCGTAGGCCCTATTGCGGTATTGGTAGGAGCTATCCCAGGAGCGATGCCTCCTTTGCTTGGCTGGACTGCTGTTACCGGAAGTATAACCTATGAAGCATTAATAATTTTTGGCATCCAATTTATTTGGCAGTTTCCTCATTTCTGGGCTATTGCTTGGGTTAGTGATGAGGATTATAAAAAAGCAGGTTTTAAATTGCTTCCATCAGGAGGACAAAAAGACCTTAATACTGCGATTCAAATTATGATTTATACCTTGTTTTTATTGCCGCTTGGTCTCTTGCCGACTTATTTTGGTTTGACCGGATTAAATTCAGGTATCGTAGCAACCATTTGCGGAGTGTTATTTTTGGCTCAAACTTTCTCACTAATGAAAGATTGCTCCAGAAAATCAGCGCTTAAAATTATGTTTGGATCATTCTTGTACCTTCCAATAACGCAAATTGCTTACTTATTAGATAAAGTGTAA
- a CDS encoding cytochrome c oxidase subunit II produces MYGFLISIGVVLLIMVIGMVYRIQTLISVAKGSDKKIATTSNKVNAILFMVFLIGCGAWMVYYSVVEFDNYQLPIASEHGVVTDRLFWITMAVTGFIFILTHILLFWFSYHYQYKENKRAAFYPDNNKLEIIWTLVPAVVLTVLVISGWKAWSDITSPAPDNAHVVEIMGYQFAWDVRYPGADQQLGDYDYRLTTATNSRGIDFTDKNSFDDFPSQNVVIPKGEPVLFNIRARDVLHSVFAPHMRLKMDAVPGMPTRFWFTPNKTTEEMRAELGDEEFEFEIACTEICGAGHFSMRKVIKVVEPEEYRKWFAEQTPFIKSNPDLVADLPVELKELAEIYINEE; encoded by the coding sequence ATGTACGGATTTCTTATTTCAATAGGTGTAGTACTCCTGATCATGGTGATTGGGATGGTATACAGAATTCAAACCTTGATTTCGGTCGCTAAAGGTTCTGATAAAAAAATAGCTACAACCAGTAATAAAGTGAATGCCATTCTTTTCATGGTGTTTCTAATCGGCTGTGGAGCTTGGATGGTCTATTATTCGGTGGTTGAATTTGACAATTACCAATTACCAATTGCTTCTGAGCATGGTGTAGTAACAGATCGATTGTTTTGGATTACAATGGCTGTAACAGGCTTTATTTTTATCCTTACGCATATTCTTTTGTTCTGGTTTAGTTACCATTATCAATACAAAGAAAATAAAAGAGCTGCTTTTTATCCAGACAATAACAAGTTGGAGATTATTTGGACGCTTGTACCGGCTGTAGTTCTGACAGTCTTGGTTATTTCCGGATGGAAGGCTTGGTCAGATATTACAAGTCCTGCTCCTGACAATGCACATGTTGTTGAGATTATGGGCTATCAATTTGCTTGGGATGTAAGATATCCAGGAGCAGATCAACAGCTGGGAGACTATGATTACAGACTTACCACTGCGACCAACTCTAGAGGTATTGATTTTACGGATAAAAATTCCTTTGATGATTTCCCTTCTCAAAATGTGGTAATTCCTAAAGGAGAACCAGTTCTATTCAATATTAGGGCAAGGGATGTATTGCATTCTGTATTTGCTCCACATATGCGTTTAAAAATGGATGCTGTGCCCGGTATGCCAACTAGGTTTTGGTTTACTCCTAATAAAACTACTGAAGAAATGCGCGCAGAATTGGGTGATGAGGAATTCGAATTTGAAATCGCTTGTACAGAAATTTGCGGAGCCGGTCATTTTTCTATGAGAAAAGTGATAAAGGTTGTAGAACCTGAAGAGTATAGAAAGTGGTTTGCAGAGCAGACTCCTTTTATCAAAAGTAATCCGGATCTTGTAGCTGATCTTCCTGTAGAGTTGAAGGAATTGGCCGAGATTTATATCAATGAAGAATAA
- a CDS encoding cytochrome c oxidase subunit 3, translated as MEEKLSFIEGAEQPLAMHPKKFALWLFIVSVVMVFAGMTSAYIVRQGEGNWLEFDLPNVFWYTSGIIILSSISLHLAYLAAKKDNLNNIKLGLLVTVILGIAFLVGQWFSWEALVAEDVYFVGNPSGSFMYVFTGLHGIHLISGVIFLIIVLISALRNKIHSQNLAQLEMCVTYWHFLGGLWLYLFMFLLLNH; from the coding sequence ATGGAGGAAAAACTGTCATTTATTGAAGGAGCAGAACAGCCCTTGGCCATGCATCCAAAGAAATTTGCACTTTGGTTATTTATTGTAAGTGTGGTCATGGTTTTCGCCGGTATGACCAGTGCTTATATTGTTAGGCAGGGGGAAGGAAATTGGTTGGAATTTGATTTGCCTAATGTGTTTTGGTACACTTCAGGGATTATAATATTGTCAAGTATTAGTTTGCATTTGGCTTACCTTGCAGCTAAAAAAGACAACTTAAATAATATTAAACTAGGGTTATTGGTAACTGTAATTCTAGGAATTGCCTTTCTTGTTGGGCAATGGTTCAGTTGGGAAGCACTAGTTGCTGAAGATGTGTATTTTGTAGGTAATCCTTCGGGATCGTTTATGTATGTTTTTACAGGACTGCATGGAATACATCTAATTAGTGGTGTGATATTTCTAATAATTGTATTAATTTCGGCTTTAAGGAATAAAATTCACTCCCAAAATCTGGCACAACTTGAAATGTGTGTTACTTATTGGCATTTTCTGGGAGGCCTTTGGCTTTACTTGTTTATGTTTTTGCTTCTAAATCATTAA
- a CDS encoding DUF420 domain-containing protein, which yields MIKNSLEIEPKDKSIYNWITIVSILVPVVVAVLLFMPTKIDIGEEWVYFLPHLNAVVNSFASVMLILGFFFIKSGNITLHKMAMSVAFGLGAIFLVGYVIYHAAAESTTFGGEGWIRWVYYSLLISHIILAAIALFPILLAYYFGITGKFEKHRKIVRYAFPIWLYVTISGVIVYLMISPYYLH from the coding sequence ATGATAAAAAATAGTTTAGAAATTGAGCCTAAGGACAAATCTATCTACAATTGGATAACCATTGTTTCCATTTTAGTGCCGGTTGTAGTTGCGGTACTATTATTTATGCCTACAAAAATTGATATAGGTGAGGAGTGGGTTTATTTTTTACCCCATCTCAATGCAGTTGTAAACAGTTTTGCCTCTGTAATGTTGATTTTAGGCTTTTTCTTCATCAAAAGTGGTAACATCACATTACATAAGATGGCCATGTCTGTTGCATTTGGGCTAGGAGCCATTTTTTTAGTAGGCTATGTGATATATCATGCAGCAGCAGAAAGTACAACTTTTGGTGGTGAAGGTTGGATTAGGTGGGTATATTATTCACTTCTTATTAGTCATATCATTCTTGCAGCTATAGCCTTATTCCCGATTTTATTGGCCTATTATTTTGGGATCACCGGTAAATTCGAAAAGCACCGTAAAATTGTAAGATATGCCTTTCCAATATGGCTATATGTAACTATTTCAGGGGTGATAGTTTATCTGATGATCAGTCCTTATTATCTTCATTAG
- a CDS encoding c-type cytochrome — protein sequence MKILSSIYSIAVVGISLGFASCKAEGDYPGTEYAPQMYHSVPYEGLSQITSEEEGDWISTREDGKGEFFNSNINNPHGMNMREPVPNTVPRNKEGILPYRLRVADLEGAAAVQNPIPLTDEVLADGKRLFTQYCSPCHGSGGEGDGKPGMVIGGVANLKGGAYINLPEGHIFHVITHGKGRMGAHGSQITADRRWKIVHYVKQEIQKQ from the coding sequence ATGAAAATTTTATCATCAATATATTCAATAGCTGTAGTGGGGATATCCTTAGGATTTGCTTCCTGCAAAGCTGAGGGTGATTATCCGGGAACGGAATATGCGCCTCAGATGTACCATTCGGTTCCTTATGAAGGCTTAAGCCAAATTACTAGTGAAGAAGAAGGAGATTGGATTTCCACTAGAGAGGATGGAAAAGGAGAATTCTTTAACAGTAATATTAACAACCCTCATGGTATGAACATGAGAGAACCTGTTCCTAATACTGTTCCTAGAAATAAAGAAGGCATTTTACCTTATAGGTTGAGGGTTGCAGATCTTGAAGGAGCTGCAGCTGTACAGAATCCAATTCCTCTTACTGATGAGGTATTGGCTGATGGAAAGCGATTATTCACTCAATATTGTTCCCCATGTCACGGTAGTGGTGGGGAAGGAGATGGTAAACCAGGTATGGTTATCGGAGGGGTAGCCAACCTAAAAGGTGGAGCCTATATAAATTTACCTGAAGGCCATATTTTCCATGTAATCACACATGGTAAAGGTAGAATGGGAGCTCACGGTTCGCAGATTACTGCTGACAGAAGGTGGAAAATTGTACACTATGTTAAACAAGAAATTCAGAAGCAATAA
- the nrfD gene encoding NrfD/PsrC family molybdoenzyme membrane anchor subunit: protein MQVTSPVRDPLITGGKTYKDVTNDIARHVEGKPTKGWLLGLAVSLTVLLLGSLALVATLWEGIGMWGLNKTVGWAWDITNFVWWVGIGHAGTLISAVLLLFRQKWRTSINRAAEAMTIFAVICAAVFPLIHMGRPWIGAIWALPLPNTFGSLWVNFNSPLLWDVFAISTYFSVSLVFWYIGLIPDFATIRDRATGIRNTIYGALSFGWDGGAKAWMRYESVSLILAGLATPLVLSVHTIVSFDFATSVIPGWHTTIFPPYFVAGAIFSGFAMVLTLMIVTRKVFKLEDYITMGHIELMNIVIIITGSIVGIAYITEFFIAWYSGVAAEQYAFVNRMFGPYWWAYWSMMTCNVISPQLFWFKKIRTSIVATFILSLIVNIGMWFERFVIIVTSLHRDFLPSSWVMFYPTITDVGVYMFTFGFFFTAFLLFAKFFPVINMAEIKSVLKSSSEKIIK from the coding sequence ATGCAGGTTACTTCACCCGTACGCGATCCGCTTATTACCGGCGGTAAGACTTACAAGGACGTCACCAATGATATTGCCAGGCATGTAGAAGGTAAACCAACCAAAGGTTGGCTCCTAGGACTGGCAGTATCCTTGACTGTACTTTTGCTCGGCAGTTTAGCTCTGGTAGCTACACTGTGGGAAGGAATAGGAATGTGGGGACTTAATAAAACTGTAGGCTGGGCCTGGGATATTACCAACTTCGTTTGGTGGGTAGGTATTGGTCACGCAGGTACACTTATATCCGCAGTATTATTGCTTTTCAGACAAAAATGGAGAACATCCATTAACCGAGCGGCGGAAGCCATGACAATTTTTGCTGTAATTTGTGCCGCAGTTTTCCCTCTGATACACATGGGAAGACCTTGGATTGGTGCAATTTGGGCCCTACCACTTCCCAATACATTCGGTTCTTTGTGGGTAAACTTTAACTCCCCATTACTATGGGATGTTTTTGCGATCTCCACTTACTTTTCTGTTTCTTTAGTATTCTGGTACATCGGTTTGATTCCGGATTTCGCTACCATTAGAGACAGGGCAACCGGTATTCGAAACACCATTTACGGAGCCTTGAGTTTCGGATGGGACGGCGGTGCTAAAGCTTGGATGAGGTATGAAAGTGTTTCATTGATTTTGGCAGGTTTGGCTACACCCCTTGTACTTTCTGTACATACGATTGTATCCTTTGACTTTGCTACCTCAGTAATTCCGGGCTGGCATACTACAATCTTCCCTCCTTATTTCGTGGCAGGTGCGATTTTCTCAGGTTTTGCCATGGTATTGACCTTGATGATTGTCACCCGAAAAGTCTTTAAACTTGAAGATTATATCACAATGGGACATATTGAATTGATGAATATTGTAATCATCATTACAGGTTCTATTGTTGGGATTGCCTATATCACAGAGTTCTTTATCGCTTGGTATTCAGGAGTAGCTGCAGAACAATATGCTTTTGTGAATAGAATGTTTGGCCCTTATTGGTGGGCTTACTGGTCCATGATGACCTGTAATGTTATTTCTCCACAGTTGTTCTGGTTCAAGAAAATTAGGACTTCCATTGTTGCTACTTTTATCCTTTCCCTTATTGTAAACATCGGAATGTGGTTTGAAAGGTTTGTTATTATCGTTACCTCCCTACACAGAGATTTCCTTCCTTCTTCTTGGGTTATGTTCTACCCGACCATAACTGATGTTGGAGTTTATATGTTTACCTTTGGTTTCTTCTTTACAGCCTTCTTATTATTCGCTAAATTCTTCCCGGTAATAAACATGGCCGAAATCAAATCTGTATTGAAATCTTCATCTGAAAAAATAATTAAATAA
- a CDS encoding COX15/CtaA family protein, which produces MNQKNLKNINSFRRVCLTTTVAVFLLILIGGIVRSTGAGMGCPDWPKCFGSWVPPTSVDQLPANYPEIYVAKRVEKNERFASLLTNMGFAHLAEEIRNDESIHEQEPFNATKTWIEYINRLAGAVIGLLIILTLVFSIKLRSIDSKIMWLSVLSLVLVLFQGWLGSIVVSTNLLHWMISVHMIVALFMVCLLLYIYYRSGKLIAKNHQFDLPLNISKKYRLLLGVGILLMVVQIILGTQVREQIDLIASNAAYLHRSSWIDELGLIYYIHRTYSLIILGLHLFIGYQLFPYRGQNVKVTSHYVVLMALFVTVIISGAIMAYFGIPAFIQPLHLFLGSLIIGFQYYIWLELGQGKTASINIA; this is translated from the coding sequence ATGAATCAAAAGAATCTTAAAAATATAAATAGCTTCCGTAGGGTTTGTCTAACCACTACGGTTGCTGTTTTTCTATTGATATTAATAGGCGGTATCGTAAGAAGTACTGGTGCTGGAATGGGTTGCCCTGATTGGCCGAAGTGTTTCGGAAGTTGGGTTCCTCCTACCTCAGTGGATCAATTGCCGGCCAATTATCCTGAAATCTATGTAGCCAAACGGGTTGAAAAAAATGAACGCTTTGCCTCTCTCTTAACCAATATGGGATTTGCGCATTTGGCAGAAGAGATTAGGAATGACGAGAGTATTCATGAACAAGAGCCTTTTAACGCTACCAAAACATGGATTGAATACATCAATAGGCTAGCCGGAGCAGTTATAGGGCTATTAATTATACTGACATTGGTCTTTTCTATTAAGTTAAGGTCTATTGATTCAAAAATTATGTGGCTTTCCGTTCTTTCTTTGGTACTGGTGTTGTTCCAAGGCTGGTTGGGTTCAATAGTTGTTTCCACCAATCTTTTGCACTGGATGATAAGTGTACACATGATAGTGGCTTTATTTATGGTTTGTCTATTGCTTTACATTTATTATCGATCCGGTAAATTAATAGCAAAAAATCATCAGTTTGACCTGCCCTTGAATATTTCTAAAAAATACCGTTTGCTATTAGGTGTTGGTATTTTATTAATGGTAGTTCAAATTATTCTTGGTACCCAGGTGAGAGAGCAAATAGATCTTATTGCAAGTAATGCAGCCTATTTGCATCGTTCATCCTGGATAGATGAATTGGGGCTTATTTATTATATTCATAGAACATATTCCTTGATAATTTTAGGCCTACATTTATTTATTGGTTATCAATTATTCCCTTATAGGGGACAAAATGTTAAAGTTACAAGCCACTATGTGGTTTTAATGGCTTTGTTTGTCACCGTTATTATTTCCGGTGCGATCATGGCTTATTTTGGAATTCCGGCATTCATTCAACCTTTGCATTTGTTCTTAGGTTCTCTGATTATAGGCTTCCAATATTATATTTGGCTTGAATTGGGGCAAGGTAAAACGGCCTCTATAAATATTGCTTAA
- a CDS encoding cytochrome c oxidase subunit I — protein sequence MAVANVSAHDAASTHDEHDHEHHDNFITKYIFSTDHKMIAKQYLVSGIFWAFIGGFLSVLFRLQLGFPEMDMSFLKPILGGWISETGKLDPTFYLALVTMHGTIMVFFVLTAGLSGTFSNYLIPLQIGARDMASGFMNMLSYWLFFISGLFMFASLFLEKGPAGGGWVVYPPLSALEQAIPGSGLGMTLWLVAMTFFIASQLMGGINYISTVINLRTKGMSFSRLPLTIWAFFLTAVIGLLSFPVLFSAALLLVFDRSFGTSFYLSDIYIGGEALPNTGGSAVLYQHLFWFLGHPEVYIVLLPALGITSEVIATNSRKPIFGYKAMIISMLGITILSFVVWAHHMFVSGMNPFLGSIFMFLTLIIAVPSAVKVFNYLTTLWRGNLRFTPGMLFSIGLVSFFISGGLTGIFLGNSAIDIQLHDTYFVVAHFHLVMGAASFFGMLAGVYHWFPKMFGRMMDDKLGYVHFWLTFVGVYLVFFPMHYIGIAGFPRRYYSWTNFSFSDMYTDLNLFVSVAAIVTFFAQFIFVFNFFYSMYKGRKASANPWQSNTLEWTTPIEPGHGNWPGEIPTVYRWPYDYSKPGAEADFIPQTVPLSATPESNLPHEAKLVQLEKEIMEEDEAMLVGNESKES from the coding sequence ATGGCAGTAGCAAACGTTTCAGCTCATGATGCAGCATCTACACATGATGAGCATGACCATGAGCACCACGATAACTTCATAACGAAGTATATATTTTCCACTGACCATAAGATGATTGCGAAGCAATATCTTGTGTCTGGTATATTCTGGGCTTTTATCGGTGGTTTTCTTTCCGTATTATTCCGTCTGCAACTGGGATTTCCTGAGATGGACATGTCCTTCCTTAAACCAATTTTGGGAGGTTGGATTAGTGAAACTGGAAAATTAGACCCTACGTTTTACCTTGCGTTGGTTACCATGCACGGTACGATAATGGTTTTCTTTGTATTGACAGCAGGTCTTAGTGGTACCTTCTCCAATTACCTTATCCCTTTGCAAATTGGTGCCCGTGATATGGCTTCCGGTTTTATGAACATGTTATCCTACTGGTTATTCTTTATTTCCGGTCTGTTCATGTTTGCTTCTTTGTTTTTAGAAAAAGGTCCTGCCGGTGGTGGTTGGGTAGTTTACCCGCCATTGTCTGCACTTGAGCAGGCTATACCCGGATCCGGATTGGGTATGACGCTTTGGTTGGTTGCCATGACTTTTTTCATCGCCTCTCAATTAATGGGTGGGATTAATTATATCTCTACTGTTATTAACCTTCGTACAAAAGGAATGTCTTTTTCTAGATTGCCTCTAACCATTTGGGCATTCTTCCTTACTGCAGTTATTGGATTACTATCCTTTCCGGTATTGTTTTCTGCTGCTTTGTTATTGGTTTTTGATAGAAGTTTTGGAACGAGTTTTTACTTATCCGATATTTATATCGGTGGTGAAGCCTTGCCAAATACCGGCGGTAGTGCGGTTCTTTACCAGCATTTATTCTGGTTCTTAGGTCACCCAGAAGTATACATTGTACTTCTACCTGCTCTTGGAATTACCTCTGAAGTTATTGCCACCAATTCAAGGAAACCTATCTTTGGTTACAAAGCCATGATTATTTCCATGCTTGGTATCACCATCCTTTCATTTGTGGTATGGGCTCATCACATGTTCGTATCCGGAATGAACCCATTCTTAGGATCGATATTCATGTTCCTTACGTTGATTATTGCCGTTCCTTCTGCTGTTAAAGTATTCAACTACCTAACCACCCTTTGGAGGGGTAACTTAAGGTTTACTCCTGGCATGTTGTTCTCTATAGGATTGGTATCTTTCTTTATTTCTGGTGGATTAACAGGTATATTCCTTGGTAACTCTGCGATTGATATTCAATTACACGATACTTATTTTGTTGTCGCTCACTTTCACCTTGTAATGGGGGCAGCTTCCTTTTTTGGAATGTTGGCAGGTGTTTATCACTGGTTCCCTAAGATGTTTGGTAGGATGATGGATGATAAATTAGGATATGTTCACTTTTGGTTGACTTTCGTTGGTGTTTATTTGGTGTTTTTCCCAATGCACTATATTGGTATCGCCGGTTTCCCTAGAAGGTACTATAGCTGGACAAACTTCTCATTTTCTGATATGTATACAGACTTGAATTTATTTGTGTCTGTGGCGGCAATCGTTACTTTCTTTGCCCAGTTTATCTTTGTGTTCAATTTCTTTTACAGTATGTACAAAGGTAGAAAAGCAAGTGCCAATCCTTGGCAGTCCAATACCTTAGAGTGGACGACTCCAATTGAACCGGGACATGGTAACTGGCCCGGAGAAATCCCTACTGTTTACAGGTGGCCATATGATTATAGCAAGCCTGGCGCAGAAGCTGATTTTATTCCGCAAACTGTTCCATTGTCAGCAACTCCTGAATCAAATCTTCCTCATGAAGCTAAACTTGTACAATTAGAAAAAGAAATAATGGAAGAGGATGAAGCGATGTTGGTAGGAAATGAATCAAAAGAATCTTAA
- a CDS encoding SCO family protein, whose amino-acid sequence MKMLRFIQVLVLVCVLMIPVLIILFLRGFSSNQYDIPILYQNGVEDPFEQCENNDSSQHYIPDFIFTDQYERNVGKAMMEGKITIVDFFFTSCPSICPIMSTEMERVQDVFRDEDRVQIYSISIDPEYDTPEILADYADKHGAKKDKWFFLSGPEDETYDLARCGFIIPSVSGGAIPENFVHSDKFVLVDELGRIRGYYSGTKREGVDQLILETKILLHDKK is encoded by the coding sequence ATGAAAATGTTGCGATTTATTCAGGTTTTGGTATTGGTATGTGTTTTAATGATACCTGTATTGATCATCCTATTTCTAAGAGGGTTTTCTTCCAACCAATATGATATTCCTATATTATATCAAAATGGAGTTGAGGATCCTTTTGAACAGTGTGAAAATAATGACAGTAGTCAGCATTATATTCCTGACTTTATTTTTACAGATCAATATGAAAGAAATGTAGGCAAAGCAATGATGGAAGGAAAAATAACAATCGTTGATTTTTTCTTTACCAGTTGCCCAAGTATCTGTCCAATTATGTCCACAGAGATGGAAAGGGTTCAAGACGTTTTTCGTGACGAGGATAGGGTACAGATCTACTCCATTAGTATCGATCCTGAATATGATACGCCTGAGATTTTGGCTGACTATGCTGATAAGCATGGAGCAAAAAAGGACAAATGGTTTTTCTTAAGTGGCCCAGAAGACGAAACCTATGATTTGGCCAGGTGTGGTTTTATCATTCCGTCTGTGAGTGGTGGAGCAATACCTGAAAATTTTGTACATAGTGATAAGTTTGTTTTGGTAGATGAACTAGGTCGTATTCGAGGATATTATAGCGGCACCAAAAGAGAAGGTGTTGATCAATTAATTTTAGAAACAAAAATTTTGCTTCATGATAAAAAATAG
- a CDS encoding cytochrome c oxidase subunit 3: MSSTAIEIQSKRGVWGGGNQPLKASYGKLMMWFFLLSDIFTFTAFLITYGAIRVSYPAYSGDVSDFVSSNEHWPIPEMIFDAIPFVHGGHFPLVFVGLMTFILIMSSVTMVLAVEAGHRNDRKDVVKWMLWTLLGGMTFLGCQAWEWTHFIHGTDEGVVMTYVNSLSYIVTETVYGANLLVNEYGPAPFAQLFFFITGFHGFHVTIGVVLLFLAFYQAAVGVYEERGHYEMVEKIGLYWHFVDLVWVFVFTFFYLI, from the coding sequence ATGTCTTCGACTGCAATTGAAATTCAATCAAAAAGAGGCGTTTGGGGTGGAGGTAACCAACCACTAAAAGCGAGCTATGGTAAGCTCATGATGTGGTTTTTTCTCCTCTCAGATATTTTTACCTTTACTGCCTTTCTTATAACCTATGGTGCCATTCGGGTAAGTTATCCTGCATATTCTGGCGATGTGTCTGATTTTGTAAGTTCAAATGAACATTGGCCTATACCTGAAATGATTTTTGATGCCATTCCATTTGTTCATGGAGGTCATTTTCCGCTTGTTTTTGTTGGTTTGATGACCTTTATTTTGATTATGAGTTCGGTTACCATGGTATTGGCAGTTGAAGCTGGTCATAGAAATGACCGGAAGGATGTGGTTAAATGGATGCTATGGACATTACTTGGTGGGATGACTTTCCTAGGTTGTCAAGCCTGGGAATGGACACACTTTATCCATGGAACAGACGAAGGGGTTGTCATGACCTATGTCAATTCTTTAAGTTATATTGTGACCGAAACCGTGTATGGAGCCAACCTCCTTGTAAATGAATACGGACCTGCACCTTTTGCTCAATTGTTTTTCTTTATTACAGGATTTCATGGCTTTCACGTTACCATAGGTGTTGTCCTATTATTTCTGGCTTTTTACCAGGCTGCTGTTGGAGTTTATGAAGAGCGAGGTCACTATGAAATGGTCGAGAAAATAGGCTTGTACTGGCACTTTGTTGATTTGGTATGGGTATTTGTATTTACTTTCTTCTATTTGATCTAA
- a CDS encoding DUF3341 domain-containing protein, with product MERDKNFILGIFDDEDILKNAVREIRAAGIKIHEVFSPYPVHGLEEELGYKRSRLPIAAFLFGLLGTTLALTMQFYMMKFDWPMIIGGKDHAAFPDFIPVSFELTVLVAAFGMVTVFMVSSNLKPWGQPRIFDLRSTDDKHVMAIDIANNAAVDLEIIKGALKNSGATEVNSKSFE from the coding sequence ATGGAAAGAGACAAAAACTTTATCCTGGGGATCTTTGATGATGAGGACATTCTTAAGAATGCTGTCAGAGAGATAAGAGCTGCAGGAATCAAAATACACGAGGTATTTTCTCCATATCCGGTTCATGGATTAGAAGAGGAACTTGGCTATAAGAGAAGCCGCTTGCCTATTGCAGCATTTTTATTCGGATTATTAGGTACTACTTTAGCATTGACCATGCAGTTTTACATGATGAAATTTGACTGGCCAATGATTATAGGTGGCAAGGATCATGCCGCTTTCCCTGATTTCATTCCTGTATCTTTTGAGTTAACCGTTCTTGTTGCAGCTTTTGGTATGGTCACCGTATTTATGGTTAGCAGTAATCTTAAACCATGGGGACAACCAAGAATCTTTGACTTGAGAAGTACTGATGACAAGCACGTTATGGCCATAGATATCGCCAATAATGCTGCGGTTGATTTGGAAATAATTAAAGGGGCTCTTAAGAATTCAGGAGCAACGGAGGTGAACAGTAAAAGTTTTGAATAA
- a CDS encoding cytochrome C oxidase subunit IV family protein, with amino-acid sequence MEHVNKNRLEVIPRDPAKIKKIWFTALILLVITAVEFVLAFTMERGLLLYFLFIALTIVKAKYIMMEFMHLGDEVKPLFYSIIVPLIFLVWLIIALMKEGAEIFVMRW; translated from the coding sequence ATGGAACACGTTAATAAAAATAGGCTGGAAGTAATTCCAAGAGATCCTGCCAAAATTAAAAAAATCTGGTTTACTGCCTTGATTTTGTTGGTAATCACGGCTGTGGAATTTGTATTGGCCTTTACCATGGAAAGAGGGTTGCTCTTATACTTTCTTTTTATTGCTTTGACCATTGTTAAAGCCAAGTATATCATGATGGAATTTATGCATTTGGGTGATGAAGTTAAGCCTCTGTTTTACTCCATTATCGTACCGCTTATTTTCTTGGTTTGGCTGATAATTGCCCTAATGAAGGAAGGTGCTGAAATTTTTGTAATGCGCTGGTAA